One Desulfovibrio sp. JC010 genomic window carries:
- a CDS encoding UbiD family decarboxylase has product MGYKNTKECLDALEAKGDLLRIDQEIDPNIEAGIIQRRVFQAGGPALLFTNVKGCKFPMAANIFGTKERLHFIFRDTIETVERLMKLKLSPMEAMKRPWKYLGAPRTAYHTLPRKLSEGPVTANETTIAQLPQLKSWPMDGGAFITLPQVYSESPNNPGFAESNIGMYRVQLSGNEYTNTEVGLHYQIHRSIGHHHAEALKKGEKLKVNIAVGGAPSMTIAAVMPLPEGIAEIFFAGSLGGHRIPMVMRPNGLPVPAEADFCICGTISNEQKPEGPFGDHIGYYSLTHDFPVLKVDKVYHRTDAIWPFTSVGRPPQEDTMFGDFIHELTSELVPSVFSGVHEVHAVDVAGVHPLLLAVGSERYVPYAEERQPQELLTNAMALLGNTQTALAKYLFIGAKEDMEHGENCHNIPVFFKHMLERANLKRDLHFITRTTIDTLDYSGMGFNEGSKLIFAAAGSKKRELAKELPELPTLPDGFGEAKIFAPGIMLLKGRKSTSARGEGDPQMEKLGEALAHTGKIEGFPMIVVVDDPDFTAKDWENFLWVTFTRSDPATDIYGAGAFNKAKHWGAEKAIIIDARMKSYQAPPLDPDPEAEKRVDELSAPGGPLYGVI; this is encoded by the coding sequence ATGGGATACAAAAACACCAAAGAATGCCTTGATGCCCTTGAAGCCAAAGGCGACCTTTTACGCATAGATCAGGAAATCGACCCGAATATCGAAGCCGGAATCATCCAGCGACGCGTCTTTCAGGCCGGCGGCCCGGCCCTGCTCTTCACCAATGTGAAAGGCTGCAAATTTCCCATGGCCGCCAATATTTTCGGCACCAAAGAGCGGCTGCACTTCATTTTCCGCGATACCATCGAGACCGTGGAAAGACTCATGAAACTGAAGCTCAGCCCCATGGAAGCAATGAAACGCCCGTGGAAATATCTGGGCGCACCGAGAACCGCATACCACACCCTGCCGCGCAAACTTTCTGAAGGCCCGGTGACTGCCAATGAAACCACCATCGCCCAGCTGCCGCAGCTCAAGTCATGGCCCATGGACGGCGGTGCTTTCATCACCCTGCCGCAGGTCTATTCCGAAAGCCCGAATAATCCGGGATTCGCAGAGTCTAACATCGGCATGTACCGGGTGCAGCTTTCGGGAAACGAGTACACCAATACTGAAGTGGGACTGCACTACCAGATTCACCGCAGCATCGGCCACCACCATGCGGAGGCTCTTAAGAAAGGTGAAAAACTCAAGGTCAATATTGCCGTGGGCGGTGCGCCATCCATGACCATTGCCGCAGTCATGCCATTGCCGGAAGGAATTGCGGAAATATTCTTTGCCGGATCACTGGGTGGACACCGCATCCCTATGGTTATGCGTCCCAATGGCCTGCCCGTCCCTGCCGAGGCGGATTTCTGCATCTGCGGGACCATCAGCAATGAGCAAAAACCGGAAGGACCTTTCGGCGACCATATCGGCTACTACAGCCTGACCCATGATTTCCCGGTGCTCAAAGTGGACAAGGTCTACCACCGCACAGACGCCATCTGGCCTTTCACATCAGTGGGACGCCCGCCGCAGGAAGACACCATGTTCGGCGATTTCATCCATGAACTCACTTCCGAGCTGGTGCCGTCCGTATTCTCCGGGGTACATGAAGTCCACGCCGTGGATGTGGCCGGGGTCCATCCGCTGCTGCTGGCCGTGGGCAGTGAACGGTATGTTCCATACGCCGAAGAACGCCAGCCGCAGGAATTGCTGACCAATGCAATGGCCCTGCTCGGCAACACCCAGACCGCCCTTGCAAAATACCTTTTCATCGGCGCAAAAGAAGACATGGAACACGGCGAAAACTGCCACAATATCCCGGTCTTCTTCAAACACATGCTTGAACGGGCCAACCTGAAACGGGACCTCCATTTCATCACCCGCACAACCATCGATACCCTCGACTACTCCGGCATGGGCTTCAATGAAGGTTCAAAGCTGATCTTCGCCGCCGCCGGATCAAAAAAACGGGAACTGGCCAAAGAGCTGCCCGAACTCCCCACCCTGCCCGACGGTTTCGGGGAAGCAAAAATATTCGCCCCCGGAATCATGCTGCTCAAAGGACGCAAAAGCACCAGCGCACGCGGAGAAGGTGATCCGCAAATGGAAAAGCTGGGTGAAGCATTGGCCCACACCGGAAAAATCGAAGGCTTCCCCATGATCGTGGTTGTGGATGATCCTGACTTCACCGCCAAAGACTGGGAGAACTTCCTCTGGGTGACCTTCACCCGCTCCGACCCGGCAACCGACATCTACGGAGCCGGAGCCTTCAACAAAGCCAAACACTGGGGCGCGGAAAAAGCAATCATCATCGACGCCAGAATGAAAAGCTATCAGGCACCGCCTCTTGATCCCGACCCGGAAGCGGAAAAACGGGTGGATGAGCTGTCCGCGCCGGGTGGACCGCTTTATGGGGTGATATAA
- a CDS encoding PH domain-containing protein has translation MGILDGLMGNASEVDVADVQEELSPILGDSERVERAFKVIRDMYVFTSGRLILIDKQGLTGKKVEYMSIPYKSISTFSVETAGHFDMDSELKMWVSGRRDPISKELKSGSDVVGIQKLLANKILG, from the coding sequence ATGGGAATTCTTGACGGATTAATGGGTAATGCATCTGAAGTGGATGTTGCAGACGTACAGGAAGAACTCTCCCCTATACTGGGTGACAGTGAAAGGGTTGAGCGGGCCTTCAAGGTTATCCGCGACATGTATGTCTTCACCTCCGGCAGACTGATCCTTATCGATAAACAGGGATTGACCGGAAAAAAAGTCGAATACATGTCCATTCCGTACAAATCCATATCCACCTTTTCCGTGGAAACAGCCGGGCATTTCGACATGGATTCGGAACTCAAAATGTGGGTTTCCGGCCGCCGCGACCCCATCAGCAAGGAACTGAAAAGCGGCAGTGATGTGGTCGGCATCCAGAAGCTGCTGGCTAATAAAATTCTGGGCTAA
- a CDS encoding TIGR02285 family protein, with protein MRLIFFIILSCILLHPLPGQCTQNEDEINWYHADFPPSNIICGKLKGTGHENHLECKLQKALPEYKHTNHTANYGRILKQMASTNSCCVTMMKTPDREKYIQFSEPVMLYLSNGVITLKSRVNLFKPYMDEQGFISINKLFQNSPMRMGISKGRRYGGAVDSIVDDNPDSDKLIVHYREDLLESLLKNIQAERSIDYAIGYPHELQWLILQGAVEDKFIFIPIREMPEYILSYVGCSKNRWGRKIISKINRIIDGHYEGEYKNKYQDYLPKHLIDLHERCVSKAFPANSK; from the coding sequence ATGCGCCTAATCTTTTTTATCATATTATCATGCATCCTTCTGCATCCATTACCGGGGCAATGCACGCAAAACGAAGACGAGATCAACTGGTATCATGCGGACTTCCCGCCCTCCAACATCATATGCGGCAAATTGAAGGGAACCGGACATGAAAATCATCTGGAGTGCAAACTCCAAAAAGCCCTGCCTGAATACAAGCACACAAACCACACAGCCAATTACGGGCGCATATTAAAGCAGATGGCCTCAACAAACAGCTGCTGCGTAACCATGATGAAAACCCCGGACCGGGAAAAATACATCCAGTTCAGTGAACCGGTTATGCTGTATCTATCCAATGGAGTAATCACGCTCAAATCACGTGTGAATTTATTTAAGCCGTACATGGACGAGCAAGGTTTCATTTCCATTAACAAACTTTTCCAAAACTCCCCCATGCGCATGGGAATATCCAAAGGACGACGCTACGGAGGAGCCGTGGACAGCATTGTGGACGACAACCCTGATTCGGACAAACTCATAGTCCATTACCGGGAAGACCTGCTGGAATCCCTACTCAAAAATATCCAGGCTGAACGCAGTATCGACTATGCCATCGGCTATCCCCACGAGCTGCAATGGCTTATCTTGCAAGGGGCAGTCGAAGACAAATTCATTTTCATCCCCATTCGCGAAATGCCTGAATATATTCTAAGCTATGTCGGCTGCTCCAAAAACAGATGGGGCAGAAAAATAATCTCAAAAATCAACCGGATTATTGATGGACACTACGAAGGTGAATACAAGAATAAGTATCAGGATTATTTGCCGAAGCATCTCATAGACCTGCATGAGAGATGCGTATCCAAGGCTTTTCCTGCGAACAGCAAGTGA
- a CDS encoding AraC family transcriptional regulator produces MKDNPTLHKAEDLLGIEASFKIYPFTEGTGCPVSDIQEPHLHDFYVVHYVLSGSGSCVIDFETYDIIPGSLYFVSPGQLHLWNPENGVDGFVMVFTDEFLKSPEAPVHNVFELEFFNSVVNSPMFMLSSEQKNELAGVMSNLCREFSDRKPGFETVLRSYFHILMVSLQRMFADRLQRPGARAENRIVREFKKLVASDHSLQLRVQDYAEMMNVSVSRLSAVIKEVTCLTPGQIVRNELVTSAKRMLANSDLNVSEICYELKFEDPSYFGKFFKRETGVTPSVFREHVRGKYQQLA; encoded by the coding sequence ATGAAAGACAACCCGACCCTCCATAAGGCTGAAGATTTGCTTGGCATTGAGGCCAGTTTTAAGATTTATCCCTTTACCGAAGGCACCGGATGTCCGGTCAGCGACATTCAGGAACCGCACCTGCATGATTTTTATGTGGTTCATTATGTTTTGTCTGGAAGCGGCAGCTGTGTAATTGATTTTGAGACCTATGATATTATTCCCGGTTCCTTGTATTTCGTCTCGCCGGGGCAATTGCATCTGTGGAACCCTGAAAACGGGGTTGACGGTTTTGTCATGGTTTTTACTGATGAATTTCTGAAATCCCCGGAAGCCCCGGTGCATAATGTTTTTGAGCTGGAATTTTTCAACAGCGTGGTCAATTCGCCCATGTTTATGCTTTCGTCCGAGCAGAAGAATGAGCTTGCCGGAGTAATGTCGAATCTGTGCCGGGAATTCAGCGACAGAAAGCCGGGCTTTGAAACCGTGCTGCGGTCATATTTCCATATTTTGATGGTCAGCCTGCAACGCATGTTTGCGGACCGTCTGCAAAGACCCGGCGCAAGGGCGGAAAACCGTATTGTGCGCGAGTTCAAGAAGCTTGTTGCCTCGGATCACAGTTTACAGTTGCGGGTGCAGGATTATGCCGAGATGATGAACGTCAGCGTAAGCAGGCTCAGTGCGGTGATTAAAGAAGTCACCTGCCTGACTCCGGGGCAGATTGTACGCAACGAACTGGTGACCTCTGCCAAGCGCATGCTGGCTAATTCCGACCTCAATGTTTCCGAAATATGCTATGAATTGAAATTTGAAGATCCGTCTTATTTCGGGAAATTTTTCAAGCGTGAGACAGGGGTCACCCCTTCAGTGTTTCGGGAACACGTGAGAGGAAAGTACCAGCAATTGGCATAA
- a CDS encoding 4Fe-4S binding protein, whose product MTLKDITEAAEKIGCLTMTSLDSSTMHSRIISLCGGDDEGLYFLTMNVKPFYRQLKANPQIAVCGIYPTSRKEGKNKDGQPYFPPGYTLRITGEAREVSMDELRAKAEAGNPIHRYVLEDHERYPAIRLFCIHKGRGEIFDFDFEMEHRDHKLLRTRFGFGGETFNEAGARIDPDRCMACGECSAVCTFKAIEEGEVYRVNSSRCDECGSCIQVCPAEAIDLSLTI is encoded by the coding sequence ATGACTTTGAAAGATATAACCGAAGCAGCTGAAAAGATCGGCTGTTTGACCATGACCAGTCTTGACAGCTCCACCATGCACAGCCGTATTATCAGTCTTTGTGGCGGGGACGACGAAGGACTTTATTTTCTGACCATGAATGTGAAGCCTTTTTATCGTCAGCTGAAAGCCAACCCGCAGATTGCCGTTTGCGGTATTTATCCCACCAGTCGCAAGGAAGGAAAGAACAAGGACGGTCAGCCCTACTTCCCTCCGGGATACACCCTGCGCATTACCGGGGAGGCGCGTGAAGTCTCCATGGATGAATTGCGTGCAAAGGCTGAAGCCGGGAATCCTATCCACCGGTACGTGCTTGAAGATCACGAGCGTTATCCTGCGATCAGGCTTTTTTGTATCCACAAGGGCAGGGGCGAGATTTTTGATTTCGATTTTGAAATGGAGCACCGCGACCACAAACTCCTGCGCACCCGATTCGGGTTCGGCGGTGAGACATTTAATGAAGCCGGGGCGCGTATTGATCCCGATAGGTGTATGGCTTGCGGAGAATGTTCTGCGGTCTGTACTTTCAAGGCCATTGAAGAGGGCGAAGTGTACCGGGTGAACAGCTCACGCTGTGATGAGTGCGGCAGCTGTATACAGGTCTGTCCGGCGGAAGCCATTGATCTTTCTTTGACCATTTAA
- a CDS encoding HAD family hydrolase — protein sequence MFHGKVKAVAFDADDTLWVNEPFFDRAKADIAEMMSGYAPADKFTEVLEQTQSRNIGVFGYGVKSFVISMVEAANKVSRGKVTEAEIASIIELGRRMLTNPVEPIKGVEEVLRSLGSEFKLLMITKGDVAEQQRKISLSGFSSYFDHIEILSEKDEAAYRHILSKYSIRHDEFLMVGNSVKSDILPVVEIGGRAAHIPFHTTWVHEVVCADKLCRRDYVELDSVAELLPLLIHS from the coding sequence ATGTTTCATGGAAAAGTGAAGGCTGTGGCCTTTGATGCAGATGACACCCTGTGGGTCAATGAGCCTTTTTTTGACCGGGCCAAGGCGGATATCGCGGAAATGATGTCCGGGTATGCGCCTGCGGATAAATTTACTGAAGTGCTTGAACAGACCCAGTCCCGCAATATCGGAGTCTTTGGTTACGGAGTGAAGAGCTTTGTGATTTCCATGGTCGAGGCTGCCAATAAAGTCTCCCGGGGAAAAGTTACTGAAGCTGAGATCGCGAGCATTATTGAGCTGGGCAGGAGGATGCTGACCAATCCCGTGGAGCCTATTAAGGGAGTGGAAGAAGTGTTGCGCTCCCTTGGTAGTGAGTTCAAGTTGCTGATGATCACCAAAGGCGACGTGGCCGAGCAGCAGCGCAAAATCAGCCTGTCCGGATTTTCTTCATATTTTGATCATATTGAAATCCTTTCAGAAAAGGATGAAGCCGCTTATCGGCATATTCTCAGCAAATACAGCATCAGGCATGACGAGTTTCTTATGGTCGGCAATTCCGTGAAATCCGACATACTGCCTGTTGTTGAAATCGGCGGGCGGGCTGCGCATATCCCGTTTCATACCACTTGGGTGCATGAAGTTGTCTGTGCTGATAAGCTTTGCAGGCGGGATTATGTTGAGCTGGATAGTGTTGCAGAATTACTGCCGTTGTTGATTCATTCTTAA
- a CDS encoding ferredoxin-thioredoxin reductase catalytic domain-containing protein, translating to MKALSKPTEKSSKLVSIYVEKYCNRTGLNLHPMKDVSDAVTTGLAMHLDQLKRPLCPCRFYPDKQQAVAEREWLCPCSDMKTYKYCHCMLFVNEEGMPVTEHLPEGHEGRETYGDIADPAPEKMHRMLPN from the coding sequence GTGAAAGCATTGTCTAAGCCTACAGAAAAAAGTTCAAAATTGGTCTCTATTTACGTAGAGAAGTATTGCAACCGCACCGGGCTCAACCTTCATCCCATGAAGGATGTATCCGATGCCGTGACCACCGGACTGGCCATGCATCTTGACCAGCTCAAACGTCCTCTTTGTCCCTGCAGGTTCTACCCGGACAAGCAGCAGGCGGTAGCAGAACGTGAATGGCTCTGCCCTTGTTCTGACATGAAGACTTACAAGTATTGTCACTGTATGCTTTTTGTTAACGAAGAAGGTATGCCTGTGACCGAGCATCTGCCCGAAGGACATGAGGGCCGTGAGACTTACGGCGATATTGCTGATCCGGCACCGGAAAAAATGCATCGCATGCTGCCTAACTAG
- a CDS encoding PAS domain-containing protein: MDSKKPTYEELEQRIVELESREGITECRNTVRVLLDATTRSTLFMETLFDSILSGVIVVDAETRKIVDVNSTALEMLGRSKENIIGKECHNFICPAEHGKCPIADLGQTVDRSERILLTVGGGKRTILKTVKTLNIADKSYYIESFIDITDLKEAEREREKLITELSEALEKVKTLSGLMPICAKCKKIRDDKGYWNNLESYIEKYSEASFSHGLCPECSDEMYGDQQWYIKGREKRKKKE; this comes from the coding sequence GTGGATTCTAAAAAACCGACATACGAAGAACTGGAGCAGCGCATAGTTGAGCTCGAAAGCCGTGAAGGTATCACTGAATGCCGGAACACGGTTCGGGTCCTTCTTGATGCCACCACAAGATCCACTCTTTTCATGGAAACACTCTTTGATTCCATTCTCAGCGGGGTCATTGTTGTAGATGCTGAAACACGCAAAATCGTGGACGTCAACAGCACCGCTCTGGAAATGCTCGGCCGCAGCAAGGAAAATATCATCGGCAAGGAATGCCATAATTTTATCTGTCCGGCAGAACACGGAAAGTGCCCCATTGCGGACCTCGGCCAGACCGTGGACAGGTCAGAGAGAATCCTGCTTACCGTGGGCGGCGGAAAACGTACCATACTGAAAACAGTCAAGACCTTAAATATAGCGGATAAAAGCTACTACATCGAAAGCTTTATCGACATCACCGACCTGAAAGAAGCCGAGCGTGAAAGAGAAAAATTGATCACGGAACTTTCCGAGGCACTGGAAAAAGTAAAAACACTCAGCGGACTCATGCCCATCTGCGCCAAATGCAAAAAAATCCGTGACGATAAAGGCTATTGGAACAACCTTGAATCATATATTGAGAAATACTCCGAAGCGTCATTCAGCCACGGCCTGTGCCCGGAATGCTCAGATGAAATGTACGGCGATCAGCAATGGTATATAAAGGGCAGAGAAAAACGAAAGAAAAAAGAATAA
- a CDS encoding FAD-dependent oxidoreductase: protein MSARKIVVIGGSAAGPKAAARSKRLDAGADVTLLQKAPELSMASCGYPYYIGGNFNERNALLATPTGVVRDEVFFAAAKGVNAKVNTEVTGIDRRNKCVSCTNVVTGEESSVDYDKLVICTGATPRRPPIPGIELEGVRSLSEMRDADKLRELVDSGKVKDAVIVGGGLIGIEVCEALSESGMNVNVVEMLSQLLMFLDWEIAKLVEKHVASKGVAVHTDNGVAEFLGQDGKLTGVKLNDGSVVPCELAVVAIGVVPNTKLAADAGIELGDFGGIAVDEFMRSSDPDIYAAGDCVEINHRITGKKTFAPYGDLANLEARVVADNIARGDKHKFPGTVNSGICKVYDLSAGATGLSEQRAKAEGYEVITATNASPDKPGFMGAKLLVSKMVADAKTGRVLGFQCVGPGEVNRQLAEAAMAVMNGNTIYEIGMADLPYAPPFSLAIDHFITTSHILDNKMAGQMTGISNAEVKQKLDAGEKPFILDVRAPNEFEEMRLNVGENLIPLGKLRNELDKLPQDKDAEIITFCKISMRGYEAQRVLEANGWTNVKVMEGGIMGWPFKVEM, encoded by the coding sequence ATGAGTGCCAGAAAAATAGTCGTAATCGGCGGGTCAGCTGCCGGACCGAAAGCCGCGGCCCGCTCCAAGCGTCTTGATGCCGGGGCGGATGTTACCCTGCTCCAGAAAGCACCGGAACTTTCCATGGCGTCCTGCGGTTATCCGTACTACATCGGCGGTAATTTTAATGAGCGTAACGCGCTTTTGGCCACGCCCACCGGAGTGGTGCGCGATGAAGTTTTTTTTGCCGCAGCCAAGGGCGTTAATGCCAAGGTTAACACTGAAGTCACCGGTATTGACCGCCGGAATAAATGCGTGTCCTGCACAAATGTCGTTACCGGGGAAGAATCCTCCGTGGATTACGACAAGCTGGTTATCTGCACCGGAGCAACTCCGCGCCGTCCGCCTATTCCGGGGATTGAACTTGAAGGGGTGCGTTCCCTTTCTGAAATGCGTGACGCTGACAAACTGCGGGAGCTGGTTGATTCCGGCAAGGTTAAGGACGCGGTTATTGTCGGCGGCGGGCTGATTGGAATCGAGGTCTGCGAGGCCCTTTCCGAGTCTGGAATGAATGTGAATGTGGTGGAGATGCTTTCTCAGTTGCTCATGTTCCTTGACTGGGAAATCGCCAAGCTGGTGGAAAAGCACGTGGCCTCCAAGGGTGTTGCCGTGCATACCGATAACGGCGTGGCTGAATTTCTGGGCCAAGACGGTAAACTGACCGGGGTTAAACTTAACGACGGTTCTGTGGTCCCCTGCGAGCTGGCCGTGGTAGCCATCGGCGTGGTGCCTAATACCAAACTGGCTGCGGATGCCGGAATTGAGCTTGGTGATTTCGGCGGTATTGCAGTTGATGAATTCATGCGCAGTTCCGATCCGGACATCTACGCTGCCGGGGACTGCGTTGAAATCAACCACCGTATCACCGGAAAGAAAACTTTTGCTCCCTATGGAGACCTTGCCAACCTTGAGGCCCGCGTGGTTGCAGACAACATTGCCCGTGGGGATAAGCATAAATTTCCCGGCACGGTTAACAGCGGCATCTGCAAGGTTTATGATCTCAGTGCCGGGGCAACCGGGCTTTCGGAGCAGCGTGCCAAGGCTGAAGGGTACGAAGTCATCACCGCAACCAACGCCAGCCCGGATAAACCCGGTTTCATGGGTGCGAAGCTGCTGGTTTCCAAGATGGTTGCCGATGCAAAGACCGGACGCGTACTCGGTTTTCAGTGCGTAGGACCGGGCGAGGTCAACCGCCAATTGGCCGAGGCTGCCATGGCGGTTATGAACGGCAACACTATTTATGAAATCGGCATGGCCGACCTGCCGTACGCACCTCCGTTTTCTCTGGCAATTGACCATTTTATCACCACATCACACATCCTTGATAACAAGATGGCCGGACAGATGACCGGGATCAGCAATGCTGAAGTGAAGCAGAAGCTGGATGCGGGTGAAAAGCCGTTCATTCTGGATGTGCGCGCACCCAATGAATTTGAGGAAATGCGCCTTAACGTCGGTGAAAATCTGATTCCGCTCGGCAAATTGCGTAATGAGCTTGATAAGCTGCCGCAGGACAAGGATGCGGAAATCATCACTTTCTGCAAGATTTCCATGCGCGGCTACGAGGCCCAGCGGGTGCTGGAAGCAAACGGCTGGACTAACGTCAAAGTCATGGAGGGCGGCATTATGGGCTGGCCTTTCAAGGTTGAGATGTAA